In Diorhabda carinulata isolate Delta chromosome 6, icDioCari1.1, whole genome shotgun sequence, a single genomic region encodes these proteins:
- the LOC130895090 gene encoding cytochrome c oxidase subunit 4 isoform 1, mitochondrial-like — MPAALRILNGILRRKIFKPKFQCAFVSCQDRKMIGNREIVGFGYNGQPNYIDRVHFPMPAIRWREPTPEICALREKEKGDWHQLTLEEKKQLYRASFCQTFAEFEAPMQEWKSVIGVGLVLMACSFWIFYFIKTFIYSPFPKSFSEESRRAQFRRWLDMRNHPITGLASKWDYDRDDWKK; from the exons ATGCCGGCGGCTTTACGTATTCTAAACGggatattaagaagaaaaatcttcaaaccaaaatttcaatgcGCTTTCGTGAGTTGTCAAGATCGTAAAATGATAGGTAATAGAGAAATCGTCGGATTTGGATATAACGGACAACCGAATTATATTGATAG AGTTCACTTCCCTATGCCTGCAATAAGATGGAGGGAACCGACACCTGAAATATGCGCGTTGAGAGAAAAGGAAAAAGGCGATTGGCACCAGCTTACTTTAGAAGAAAAGAAACAGTTATATAGGGCTTCATTTTGTCAAACTTTCGCCGAATTTGAA GCACCAATGCAAGAATGGAAATCGGTAATTGGTGTTGGGTTAGTATTAATGGCTTGTTCTTTCTGGATATTCTactttataaaaacatttatctaTTCCCCTTTCCCCAAGTCTTTTTCGGAGGAAAGTAGAAGGGCTCAATTTAGAAGATGGCTCGATATGAGGAATCATCCAATAACTGGTCTAGCATCCAAATGGGATTACGATCGAGatgattggaaaaaataa